A single genomic interval of Amblyomma americanum isolate KBUSLIRL-KWMA chromosome 11, ASM5285725v1, whole genome shotgun sequence harbors:
- the LOC144110633 gene encoding uncharacterized protein LOC144110633 has translation MSQQLHQSPHCNRSFMKKNHPDQHLLTQMDDHPYKCDHCGSSFAQKVTLMHHLRIYTGERLYKCDHCDSSFSRKGLLDRHLRTHTGERPYKCDHCESSFAQRGTLVHHLRTHTGERPYKCDHCDSSFAQKWNLVQHLRTHTGERPYNCDHCGNSFAEKGTLVKHLRTHTGERPFQCQLCPMAFKRSTALAKHVRAHKSERPYQCQFCTVMFKEKYSLKCHENNKHASKTTVP, from the coding sequence ATGAGtcagcagctgcaccagtccCCCCACTGCAATCGGAGCTTCATGAAGAAAAACCACCCAGACCAGCACCTTCTCACCCAAATGGATGACCATCCCTACAAGTGTGACCATTGTgggagcagctttgctcaaaaggtcACCCTGATGCACCACCTTCGAATCTACACTGGTGAGCGTttatacaagtgtgaccactgtgacagcagcttttctcgaAAGGGCCTCCTGGACcgacaccttcgcacccacacgggtgagcgtccatacaagtgtgaccactgtgagagcagctttgctcaaagggGCACCCTGGTGCATCACCTTCGTACCcatacgggtgagcgtccatataaatgtgaccactgtgacagcagctttgctcaaaagtggAACCTggtgcaacaccttcgtacccacacgggtgagcgtccatacaactGTGACCACTGTGGGAACAGCTTTGCTGAAAAAGGCACACTGGTGaaacaccttcgcacccacacgggtgagagaccattccagtgccagctctgccccatggcCTTTAAACGGAGTACAGCCCTTGCTAAGCATGTGCGAGCACATAAGAGTGAAAGACCTTATCAGTGTCAGTTTTGCACAGTgatgtttaaagaaaaatacagtTTAAAATGCCATGAGAACAACAAACATGCTTCAAAAACCACAGTTCCTTAA